One genomic window of Vibrio parahaemolyticus includes the following:
- a CDS encoding MltR family transcriptional regulator — protein MADNINETEIIERLNSAPSVRGFFIATVDVFNESIDGLIQRIFRKDNFAVQSVVGPLLQDSGPLGDLSVRLKLLFGLGVLPDDIYHDIEDIIKLKNQLNSDASDYEFTDPNILEPIKKLHLVKKMGMVQLEVSEPDDDIDLEFYQLQLQRQQQIIKSGLSLAIVEICNELGKDSPF, from the coding sequence ATGGCAGATAACATCAACGAAACCGAGATCATTGAACGACTCAACAGCGCACCATCGGTACGTGGCTTCTTTATTGCGACCGTCGACGTATTTAACGAATCCATCGACGGACTCATCCAAAGAATCTTTCGTAAAGATAACTTTGCTGTGCAATCGGTCGTCGGCCCATTACTGCAAGATTCAGGACCGCTTGGCGACTTATCGGTTCGTTTGAAGTTATTGTTTGGTCTAGGTGTATTGCCCGACGACATCTACCACGATATCGAAGACATCATTAAACTGAAAAACCAACTGAACAGCGATGCATCGGACTACGAGTTCACTGACCCGAATATCCTAGAACCGATCAAAAAACTGCATCTGGTGAAGAAAATGGGCATGGTGCAATTGGAAGTCAGCGAACCCGATGACGACATCGATCTTGAGTTTTACCAACTCCAGCTTCAGCGCCAACAACAAATCATTAAGTCCGGCCTGTCACTCGCGATTGTCGAAATTTGCAATGAACTGGGCAAGGACAGCCCGTTCTAA
- a CDS encoding HAD family hydrolase — protein sequence MLKAILFDMDGLIFDTESIYRQSWQFAGAEQGLQITDDTYQQFIGVQDPECERILAEHFQNAIDMTRYRAVRDAHFHQLREQGIGLKTGFDGLFSAIKLRGLTTALVTSSHRPDVLYNFTPFNYLDQFDLIITAEDVQHGKPHPECYQMAYRKLGLKSQQCLVLEDSNNGIKAALAAGCHAVMIPDLLPPQTELMSDITVLDNLAQVIPLLDSYEPKAT from the coding sequence ATGCTCAAAGCAATTCTCTTTGATATGGACGGCTTAATTTTCGATACCGAATCCATCTACAGACAAAGCTGGCAATTCGCAGGAGCCGAGCAAGGCTTACAAATCACCGACGATACCTACCAACAGTTCATTGGCGTTCAAGACCCAGAGTGCGAAAGAATTCTCGCAGAACACTTTCAAAACGCTATCGATATGACGCGCTACAGAGCGGTACGGGATGCGCATTTTCATCAACTAAGAGAACAAGGCATCGGACTAAAAACGGGATTTGATGGACTATTTTCTGCGATCAAACTGCGGGGCCTAACCACAGCACTGGTCACCTCTTCTCATCGACCTGACGTGCTATATAACTTTACCCCTTTCAATTATCTCGACCAGTTTGATTTGATTATCACTGCAGAAGATGTGCAACATGGCAAACCCCATCCAGAATGCTACCAAATGGCGTATCGAAAACTCGGGCTAAAATCACAGCAATGCTTAGTGTTGGAAGATTCCAATAATGGCATTAAAGCCGCACTTGCTGCTGGCTGCCATGCAGTGATGATTCCAGACTTATTGCCACCGCAGACAGAGTTAATGTCTGATATCACTGTACTCGACAACCTAGCTCAGGTTATTCCTCTTTTGGACTCGTACGAGCCGAAGGCAACCTGA
- a CDS encoding DUF3316 domain-containing protein, giving the protein MNAIKTALFVTVMAMTSASAFAQPLFTGGNYVSREDMKTISVTPTATSDEAYQQALSELNSLKTMSARELNKELNILTFNVKSRSTHLKDGGFVTVQERMNEDGQLEYLGKVNVKVHYAERDNNR; this is encoded by the coding sequence ATGAACGCAATCAAAACTGCTCTTTTTGTAACGGTAATGGCAATGACTAGCGCATCTGCATTCGCTCAACCACTTTTCACTGGTGGCAACTACGTGAGCCGCGAAGATATGAAAACCATCTCAGTTACCCCGACGGCAACGTCAGATGAGGCTTATCAACAGGCACTGTCTGAACTCAATTCACTTAAAACCATGTCGGCTCGTGAACTGAATAAAGAGCTCAATATCCTGACGTTTAATGTGAAGTCTCGTAGTACGCATTTAAAAGATGGTGGCTTCGTGACCGTGCAAGAACGCATGAATGAAGATGGTCAGTTGGAATATTTGGGCAAAGTGAATGTCAAAGTGCATTATGCCGAACGCGATAACAATCGATAA
- a CDS encoding heavy metal sensor histidine kinase, protein MPKFSLPFSMKNKLVLMFVSMTFVTYFSLAFILQYAIERHFYSQDFSYISSKFNAIENELKRSPEDVFKQANNSTLYMWVFEGKQNVYQNSSLTIPQNRAYSISSPQVLNHERAIEWSEDSLNIRAFAFQAGEYQVVLGMSINHHILFLDKLDWILFWALGLAFVISSALSGWMVKRGLKPIVGLNQHIQQISPEQMGIRLDPDSLPIELRELANKHNAMLDRLQTGFRRLSEFSSDIAHELKTPLTNITTQNQVILGACRTSEEYQDAIASTLEELNRITKTINDLLYIAKAENKLIHRHDEVFAVQEEIDRLVAYFEILAEDAEVRIVSSGDGQLYMDKNMFERAVGNLLSNAIRHAYADSTIVIDVQAVDEQVTISVRNQGDTIAEQNLPYLFDRFYRADKSRQHVGSVGAGLGLSITQSIVQAYEGDIQVQSENQRTEFHIRLPSARTSPKEE, encoded by the coding sequence ATGCCTAAGTTTTCGCTGCCTTTTTCCATGAAAAACAAGCTCGTGCTGATGTTTGTTAGCATGACGTTTGTGACCTATTTTTCTTTGGCTTTCATCCTACAGTACGCCATTGAGCGCCACTTTTATTCGCAAGATTTCAGCTATATTTCCAGTAAGTTCAATGCCATTGAGAACGAGTTAAAACGCTCGCCAGAGGATGTGTTCAAGCAAGCGAATAACAGTACGCTCTATATGTGGGTGTTTGAAGGCAAGCAGAACGTGTATCAGAATTCGAGCCTGACGATTCCTCAGAACCGAGCCTACAGCATTAGCTCACCTCAGGTCTTAAATCACGAGCGCGCCATCGAATGGAGTGAGGACTCGCTGAATATTCGCGCGTTTGCGTTTCAAGCTGGGGAGTATCAGGTGGTGCTCGGCATGAGTATCAATCACCATATTTTGTTTTTGGATAAGCTCGACTGGATTTTGTTTTGGGCGCTCGGTTTGGCGTTTGTGATTTCTTCCGCGTTGAGCGGTTGGATGGTAAAACGTGGGTTGAAGCCGATTGTGGGATTGAATCAGCACATTCAACAGATATCACCAGAGCAAATGGGCATTCGTCTCGACCCCGATTCGTTGCCAATAGAACTGCGCGAGTTAGCCAACAAACACAACGCGATGCTCGATAGGTTGCAAACTGGTTTTCGCCGCTTGAGCGAGTTTTCTTCTGATATAGCACATGAGTTAAAAACGCCACTCACCAACATTACTACGCAAAATCAGGTCATTTTAGGTGCGTGTCGAACGTCTGAAGAGTATCAGGATGCGATTGCCTCAACGTTGGAAGAACTCAACCGCATCACGAAAACCATCAACGATTTGCTCTACATTGCCAAGGCTGAAAACAAGCTCATTCATCGCCATGACGAAGTGTTTGCGGTGCAGGAGGAAATTGACCGTTTGGTCGCGTATTTTGAAATATTGGCCGAAGATGCTGAGGTGCGAATCGTGAGCTCAGGCGACGGTCAGCTCTATATGGACAAAAACATGTTTGAGCGTGCGGTGGGCAACTTGCTCTCCAACGCGATTCGTCATGCGTATGCTGATTCAACCATTGTGATTGACGTTCAAGCGGTTGATGAACAGGTGACGATATCGGTCCGCAACCAAGGTGACACCATTGCCGAGCAAAACTTACCGTACCTTTTCGACCGTTTTTATCGCGCAGATAAATCTCGCCAACATGTAGGTAGCGTAGGTGCAGGGCTAGGTTTGTCGATTACCCAATCTATCGTGCAGGCGTATGAAGGTGATATCCAAGTTCAATCAGAAAACCAGCGCACCGAATTCCACATCAGGTTGCCTTCGGCTCGTACGAGTCCAAAAGAGGAATAA
- a CDS encoding heavy metal response regulator transcription factor produces MKILIVEDEHKAGEYLQKGLIESGYVVDLVHDGVDGLYHATSEEYDLILLDIMLPKLDGWQVLNTLRSSGIHTPVIMLTAKEQVEDRVRGFELGANDYVVKPYAFAELLARVQNVFRHHITAQVVASPQTLRVADLELDMIKRVATRAGQSMSLTAKEYALLELLMRKTGQVLSRTTIASLVWDMNFDSDTNVIDVAVKRLRSKVDKPFDKPLIHTVRGMGYKLEESRDA; encoded by the coding sequence TTGAAAATATTGATCGTCGAAGATGAGCACAAAGCCGGAGAATATCTGCAAAAAGGTTTGATTGAATCTGGGTATGTGGTGGATTTAGTGCATGATGGGGTCGATGGGCTGTATCACGCTACCAGTGAAGAATATGACTTAATCCTCCTCGACATTATGTTGCCTAAACTCGATGGTTGGCAGGTGCTTAATACATTGCGCAGTAGTGGGATTCACACCCCAGTGATCATGCTGACAGCGAAGGAGCAAGTGGAAGATCGCGTGCGCGGTTTTGAGCTGGGTGCCAATGACTATGTGGTAAAACCTTACGCGTTTGCGGAGCTACTGGCGCGTGTTCAAAACGTATTTCGTCATCATATTACCGCGCAAGTGGTCGCATCGCCGCAAACATTACGTGTGGCAGATTTAGAACTTGATATGATCAAACGCGTTGCCACGCGCGCGGGGCAGTCGATGTCGCTTACCGCCAAAGAATATGCCCTGCTTGAGTTGTTGATGCGCAAAACTGGCCAAGTGCTTTCACGTACCACCATTGCGTCGTTAGTGTGGGATATGAATTTTGACAGCGATACCAATGTGATTGATGTGGCGGTCAAACGTCTGCGTAGCAAAGTGGACAAACCGTTCGATAAACCACTGATTCACACTGTCAGAGGGATGGGCTACAAACTCGAAGAGAGTCGTGATGCCTAA